Proteins found in one Xyrauchen texanus isolate HMW12.3.18 chromosome 30, RBS_HiC_50CHRs, whole genome shotgun sequence genomic segment:
- the LOC127623618 gene encoding H2.0-like homeobox protein isoform X1, whose product MYTTGLNPFYASNFSLWTAYCSGGFAVDTMKKPSFCIADILHVGEAENIPGSSAIMAHIGARAQVHSSGSPLRPSPVTPDASPVFSARVTPASAYHRHGIHLTSVSRAAINAQCAPPLSSKDLKFGIDRILSADFEPNAKETLLRDLTSIVSPNRQSAVHVSASPYFASMSETSSMMGSIGNATRHSGPHQFQDTFPGPYAVLSKDTMPQTYKRKRSWSRAVFSNLQRKGLEKRFEIQKYVTKPDRKQLAAMLGLTDAQVKVWFQNRRMKWRHSKEAQAQKDKEKEDKPDKSATESEQKERDDSECESEASESEFEDAPDDKSDLDILELDKAGVIIPGPGPVSAEDTSTTDCVTEPSTATQMLL is encoded by the exons ATGTATACGACGGGACTGAACCCCTTTTACGCATCGAATTTTAGCCTTTGGACTGCGTACTGTTCGGGCGGTTTTGCGGTGGATACCATGAAAAAACCCTCGTTTTGCATTGCTGATATTCTGCACGTTGGAGAGGCTGAAAACATCCCCGGGTCATCGGCGATTATGGCCCATATCGGGGCCCGCGCGCAAGTTCACTCGTCGGGCTCTCCGCTGCGCCCTTCCCCGGTCACTCCGGACGCGTCGCCGGTGTTCAGCGCAAGGGTGACTCCCGCGTCTGCGTATCACAGGCATGGAATACACTTGACATCTGTGTCCAGAGCCGCGATTAACGCGCAATGCGCGCCTCCACTGTCCAGTAAAGACCTGAAATTCGGAATTGATCGGATATTATCGGCAGACTTCGAGCCAAATGCGAAAGAAACTTTATTAAGAG ATCTCACGTCGATTGTTAGTCCGAATCGGCAGTCAGCAGTCCATGTATCTGCGAGCCCGTACTTCGCGTCCATGAGCGAAACCTCCTCCATGATGGGTTCTATAGGCAATGCCACCAGACATTCAGGGCCACATCAGTTTCAGGACACCTTCCCAG GGCCGTATGCAGTTCTATCCAAAGACACAATGCCACAGACCTACAAGAGAAAAAGGTCCTGGTCCAGAGCCGTGTTCTCCAACCTCCAGAGAAAAGGTCTCGAGAAACGTTTCGAAATCCAAAAGTATGTCACGAAACCGGACCGGAAACAACTGGCCGCGATGCTGGGACTCACCGATGCACAG gtcAAAGTTTGGTTCCAGAACCGACGTATGAAATGGAGGCATTCCAAGGAAGCGCAGGCCCAGAAGGACAAAGAGAAAGAGGACAAACCGGATAAATCCGCGACCGAGTCCGAACAGAAAGAGCGCGACGATTCCGAATGCGAAAGTGAAGCGAGCGAGTCCGAATTCGAGGATGCGCCAGATGACAAAAGCGACCTGGACATTTTGGAACTCGATAAAGCCGGTGTGATTATTCCAGGACCGGGTCCCGTGAGCGCAGAGGACACATCCACAACAGACTGCGTGACAGAACCGAGCACAGCGACGCAAATGCTGCTCTGA
- the LOC127623618 gene encoding H2.0-like homeobox protein isoform X2: MYTTGLNPFYASNFSLWTAYCSGGFAVDTMKKPSFCIADILHVGEAENIPGSSAIMAHIGARAQVHSSGSPLRPSPVTPDASPVFSARVTPASAYHRHGIHLTSVSRAAINAQCAPPLSSKDLKFGIDRILSADFEPNAKETLLRGPYAVLSKDTMPQTYKRKRSWSRAVFSNLQRKGLEKRFEIQKYVTKPDRKQLAAMLGLTDAQVKVWFQNRRMKWRHSKEAQAQKDKEKEDKPDKSATESEQKERDDSECESEASESEFEDAPDDKSDLDILELDKAGVIIPGPGPVSAEDTSTTDCVTEPSTATQMLL; this comes from the exons ATGTATACGACGGGACTGAACCCCTTTTACGCATCGAATTTTAGCCTTTGGACTGCGTACTGTTCGGGCGGTTTTGCGGTGGATACCATGAAAAAACCCTCGTTTTGCATTGCTGATATTCTGCACGTTGGAGAGGCTGAAAACATCCCCGGGTCATCGGCGATTATGGCCCATATCGGGGCCCGCGCGCAAGTTCACTCGTCGGGCTCTCCGCTGCGCCCTTCCCCGGTCACTCCGGACGCGTCGCCGGTGTTCAGCGCAAGGGTGACTCCCGCGTCTGCGTATCACAGGCATGGAATACACTTGACATCTGTGTCCAGAGCCGCGATTAACGCGCAATGCGCGCCTCCACTGTCCAGTAAAGACCTGAAATTCGGAATTGATCGGATATTATCGGCAGACTTCGAGCCAAATGCGAAAGAAACTTTATTAAGAG GGCCGTATGCAGTTCTATCCAAAGACACAATGCCACAGACCTACAAGAGAAAAAGGTCCTGGTCCAGAGCCGTGTTCTCCAACCTCCAGAGAAAAGGTCTCGAGAAACGTTTCGAAATCCAAAAGTATGTCACGAAACCGGACCGGAAACAACTGGCCGCGATGCTGGGACTCACCGATGCACAG gtcAAAGTTTGGTTCCAGAACCGACGTATGAAATGGAGGCATTCCAAGGAAGCGCAGGCCCAGAAGGACAAAGAGAAAGAGGACAAACCGGATAAATCCGCGACCGAGTCCGAACAGAAAGAGCGCGACGATTCCGAATGCGAAAGTGAAGCGAGCGAGTCCGAATTCGAGGATGCGCCAGATGACAAAAGCGACCTGGACATTTTGGAACTCGATAAAGCCGGTGTGATTATTCCAGGACCGGGTCCCGTGAGCGCAGAGGACACATCCACAACAGACTGCGTGACAGAACCGAGCACAGCGACGCAAATGCTGCTCTGA